A portion of the Bdellovibrio sp. ArHS genome contains these proteins:
- a CDS encoding methyl-accepting chemotaxis protein, translating into MRLGTKIIINVGLSCVICTLAAVAISSSKVHTQGREQLVEKSQAILSRLEAIRSYIATQGKLEKDFRHAVEKYPDGKLPDEERQTLLRKVPIFASIVVGFENAEADGYKFRVFSQNPRREKNKATASEAEILKRFESDTNLKEIVEANEHSVVVYRPVRLSEAQGCLLCHGDPATSPWKNGKDILGYPMENWKDGKLHGVFAVTSSTDQVAAAATNSTLSILAWALLITVMILGISILVVRKPLQALLQSIETLTVAGTQVSSAGREIRDSSQNLSSSAVKAAASIEETSASTEQVSSMVKMNTGHASKARDLAYQVQEKARVGEEEVRKLTVSMNEITTSSKKIEEIITVIDDIAFQTNLLALNASVEAARAGDHGKGFAVVAEAVRSLAQRSATSAKEISSLINESVNNIEKGHTVVLSSEASLKDIVNSIASLSSLNEEISSASGEQEQGITQINKALNEMDKITQANAAAAQECAAASEELANQSVVMNDAVKNLNQIITGKTAA; encoded by the coding sequence ATGAGATTGGGAACAAAGATCATTATCAATGTGGGCTTATCGTGCGTTATCTGCACGCTGGCTGCTGTAGCAATCTCTTCATCGAAGGTTCACACCCAGGGACGAGAACAGCTTGTCGAAAAATCCCAGGCGATATTATCCCGCCTAGAAGCCATTCGTAGCTACATTGCCACTCAAGGAAAGCTAGAAAAGGATTTCAGACACGCGGTCGAAAAATATCCTGATGGAAAACTTCCCGATGAAGAACGGCAAACTCTTCTGCGCAAGGTGCCGATCTTTGCGTCTATCGTTGTCGGCTTCGAAAATGCCGAAGCGGATGGCTACAAATTTCGCGTCTTTTCACAGAACCCTCGCCGTGAAAAAAACAAGGCGACAGCGAGTGAGGCAGAAATTCTTAAAAGATTCGAATCTGATACGAACTTAAAAGAAATCGTCGAGGCGAACGAGCACTCTGTGGTCGTCTATCGCCCTGTTCGTCTTTCTGAAGCTCAGGGATGTCTGCTGTGTCACGGCGATCCGGCAACCAGCCCTTGGAAAAATGGCAAGGACATCTTGGGTTATCCTATGGAAAATTGGAAAGACGGAAAACTTCACGGGGTTTTTGCCGTGACATCCTCTACAGATCAGGTCGCCGCGGCCGCAACCAATTCAACACTTTCCATTTTAGCCTGGGCTCTTTTAATCACTGTTATGATCTTGGGTATCTCCATCCTAGTGGTGCGCAAACCGCTGCAAGCACTTTTACAGTCTATTGAAACTTTGACAGTCGCAGGAACACAGGTTTCCAGCGCCGGCAGAGAAATCAGGGACTCCAGTCAAAACTTAAGCAGTTCCGCAGTGAAAGCGGCGGCCTCAATTGAGGAAACGTCCGCCTCCACCGAGCAAGTTTCCAGCATGGTGAAGATGAACACAGGACACGCCAGCAAGGCGCGCGATCTCGCCTATCAGGTTCAGGAAAAGGCCCGCGTGGGGGAAGAAGAGGTCCGCAAACTCACCGTTTCAATGAACGAAATCACCACGAGCTCAAAAAAGATTGAAGAGATTATCACGGTTATCGATGATATCGCTTTTCAGACAAACCTTTTAGCACTGAATGCCTCAGTCGAAGCGGCCCGCGCCGGGGACCACGGAAAAGGTTTTGCCGTTGTCGCAGAAGCTGTTCGCAGTCTGGCACAACGAAGCGCCACATCCGCTAAGGAAATCTCGTCACTGATCAATGAAAGTGTGAATAATATTGAAAAAGGGCACACGGTCGTTCTATCAAGTGAAGCGTCCTTAAAAGATATTGTAAATAGTATTGCGTCCCTGTCTTCGTTGAATGAGGAAATTTCTTCGGCCAGCGGAGAACAAGAACAAGGGATCACACAAATTAACAAAGCTCTGAACGAAATGGACAAAATTACCCAGGCCAATGCCGCCGCAGCTCAAGAGTGTGCAGCCGCCTCAGAAGAATTGGCCAATCAGTCCGTGGTTATGAACGATGCCGTTAAAAATCTTAATCAGATTATTACCGGCAAAACCGCCGCCTAA
- the ftsW gene encoding putative lipid II flippase FtsW, protein MLRYLSSSLFLAIITLLGIGLVQVYSSSFIFAIESYGDGLFFFKRQLIFALIAFAVLIATVHIPFRYIEKYGWAFWLLATLGVLATYVPGLGVRVGGALRWIQLPFGIRFEPGELLKISFSLLFASLVVRQENFLARVKWHWLVLFMIFPLALLLKQPDFGTFAIIMMVGVTLLFAFGLQWKYIIASFAVLIPAFYFLVMSVPYRRARVLAFLDPWSDPAQKGFQVIQSMLSFHSGGLTGAGLGQGQGKLFFLPEAHTDFTMAVLGEEMGFIGFVAILALYGFVVFRGIQIAVKAEEPFKRALALGLSVTFGLSVFINAGVVMGLLPTKGLTLPFLSYGGSSLVSLCFMFGLILNIENSFEEDKFSRRFGSRWTHSKAKT, encoded by the coding sequence ATGTTGAGATATTTGTCTAGCAGCTTGTTTTTGGCCATCATCACACTTTTGGGTATTGGTCTTGTTCAGGTCTACTCTTCCAGTTTTATATTTGCGATCGAATCGTATGGTGACGGACTTTTCTTTTTCAAACGGCAACTGATATTTGCCTTGATCGCCTTCGCTGTTCTGATTGCCACTGTTCACATTCCATTTCGCTATATCGAAAAATACGGATGGGCCTTCTGGTTGCTGGCGACTCTAGGGGTTCTAGCCACCTACGTTCCCGGTTTGGGTGTCCGTGTGGGCGGTGCTCTTCGCTGGATTCAGTTGCCCTTCGGGATTCGCTTTGAACCTGGTGAACTTTTGAAGATCTCTTTCAGTCTTCTTTTTGCAAGCCTTGTCGTCCGCCAGGAAAACTTTTTGGCACGTGTGAAGTGGCATTGGCTGGTCTTGTTCATGATCTTCCCTTTGGCTTTGCTTCTGAAACAGCCGGATTTTGGAACTTTCGCGATCATCATGATGGTGGGGGTAACACTGCTGTTCGCATTTGGCTTACAGTGGAAATACATCATCGCATCTTTTGCGGTTCTGATTCCCGCGTTTTACTTTCTGGTGATGTCTGTTCCATACCGACGAGCGCGCGTTTTGGCCTTTCTTGATCCTTGGTCAGATCCGGCTCAGAAGGGCTTTCAGGTGATTCAAAGTATGCTGAGCTTTCATTCCGGAGGTTTGACCGGAGCGGGATTGGGGCAGGGACAAGGAAAACTCTTCTTTTTACCAGAGGCGCACACGGATTTCACGATGGCAGTTCTTGGTGAAGAGATGGGGTTTATCGGGTTCGTCGCGATTTTGGCGTTGTATGGATTTGTGGTTTTCCGCGGAATCCAGATCGCGGTCAAAGCTGAGGAGCCTTTTAAAAGAGCGTTGGCTTTGGGTTTATCAGTGACTTTTGGATTGAGTGTCTTTATCAATGCGGGTGTGGTTATGGGACTTCTTCCGACGAAAGGTTTGACTCTTCCCTTCTTGAGTTACGGTGGAAGTTCTTTGGTTTCATTGTGCTTCATGTTTGGTCTGATCCTGAATATTGAAAATTCATTTGAGGAAGACAAATTTTCTCGTCGATTCGGATCGCGCTGGACACATTCGAAAGCAAAAACGTAA
- the murD gene encoding UDP-N-acetylmuramoyl-L-alanine--D-glutamate ligase, with amino-acid sequence MYKEFSELKDKRILVVGLGKTGASLAHFLTKHGAQVTVTDHKSKPELSTQLEQLGDLPIKFELGGHSPKTFIAQDLVVLSPGVPSNLKIFDYARSQGIRITGEFEFSAGFIKEPIIGLTGTNGKTTVAKITEAILKESGIKTWVGGANEKPLVDYLRSEEKAQVVIAEVSSFMLEHCDTFNPMNIVFTNLAENHLDRYRSMEEYVNAKRRIFKNTNQATTSILNADDNAVVELARDPAVQRGRIFYFSRKPALEPQIMNIGGAVNIGDEIRVRTGPEIETFTIKNMKMRGKHSVENVMAAILASREHGATREAVQKVIDSFSGLPHRIEYVRKVGGVLFYNDSKATNVHAVLRALDTFDENVILIAGGKDTNLNYEPLRTAVKRKVKTLILVGEAKERINRDLGDFSETFLIGTFEEAVLIAYQKSRIGDTVLLSPGCSSFDMFDSFEERGDYFKEIVRKFH; translated from the coding sequence ATGTATAAAGAGTTTAGCGAATTAAAAGACAAAAGAATTCTTGTCGTCGGCCTTGGAAAAACAGGCGCGTCTTTGGCGCACTTCCTGACCAAGCACGGGGCACAAGTAACGGTGACCGATCATAAGTCAAAGCCCGAGCTTTCCACCCAGTTAGAACAACTGGGAGATTTGCCGATCAAGTTTGAACTGGGTGGTCACAGCCCTAAAACTTTCATCGCTCAGGACTTGGTGGTTTTGTCACCGGGTGTTCCCAGCAATTTGAAAATCTTCGACTATGCCAGATCTCAGGGTATTCGCATCACGGGAGAGTTCGAGTTTTCCGCAGGTTTCATTAAAGAGCCGATCATTGGCTTGACTGGAACGAACGGGAAAACAACTGTGGCGAAAATCACGGAAGCTATTCTTAAGGAATCCGGCATTAAAACGTGGGTGGGTGGCGCCAACGAAAAGCCGCTGGTGGATTACCTGCGCTCGGAAGAAAAAGCGCAAGTGGTTATTGCGGAAGTTTCCAGCTTCATGCTGGAACATTGTGACACTTTCAACCCCATGAATATTGTTTTCACGAATCTTGCGGAAAACCATTTGGATCGTTATCGCTCGATGGAAGAATACGTGAACGCCAAAAGACGTATTTTCAAAAACACCAATCAGGCGACGACCAGCATCTTGAATGCGGACGACAACGCTGTGGTGGAATTGGCGCGTGATCCTGCGGTTCAACGCGGGCGAATTTTTTATTTCTCGCGCAAACCCGCTTTAGAACCACAAATCATGAATATCGGCGGCGCCGTGAATATTGGTGATGAAATCCGTGTTCGTACGGGTCCTGAAATCGAAACATTCACGATCAAAAACATGAAGATGCGTGGTAAGCACTCTGTGGAAAATGTTATGGCGGCTATTTTGGCATCGCGTGAACACGGGGCGACTCGTGAAGCGGTCCAAAAAGTCATCGACAGTTTTTCCGGTCTTCCTCATCGCATTGAGTACGTTCGTAAAGTCGGTGGAGTTCTTTTCTACAATGACTCTAAAGCGACGAACGTTCATGCAGTACTTCGTGCGCTGGACACTTTTGATGAAAATGTGATCTTGATCGCGGGTGGTAAAGATACCAACTTGAACTATGAACCTCTGCGCACGGCGGTTAAGAGAAAGGTGAAGACCTTGATCTTAGTCGGGGAAGCGAAAGAAAGAATCAACCGTGATCTGGGAGACTTCTCTGAAACCTTCCTGATCGGTACTTTCGAGGAGGCGGTTCTGATCGCTTACCAAAAGTCCAGAATCGGCGACACCGTTCTTCTTTCACCGGGCTGCTCAAGCTTCGATATGTTTGACAGTTTTGAAGAGCGCGGCGATTATTTCAAAGAAATCGTGAGAAAGTTTCACTGA
- the murC gene encoding UDP-N-acetylmuramate--L-alanine ligase, which yields MKLQQAKFHFVGIGGIGMCGLAELLYNIGAKVSGSDIADNTNTERLREIGVKVFKGHQASNVGDADVVVYSSAIQYGNPEISEARARQIPLIPRAEALAEIMRLKRGVAVAGTHGKTTTTSMTSAIFLEANMSPTIVVGGRFELIKSTAMLGSGEWLVAEADESDGSFQKLSPEIAIITNVDSDHLDHYKTFENLQKSFYDFALKVPFYGKVIACGDDPVIRQIFENFPKRILFYGFDEKNDLVLSGQQGNYSLYRGDRLLGTRHLVGEFSLKVPGRHNALNATAGICAGLAAGIPFATCAKGLQRFEGVDRRFHFKGEKRGIKIYDDYGHHPTEVRAVLQAFREKYPGQRLVVFFQPHRYSRTQHCWHDFTTAFKEADAVLLADIYPAGEAPIPGISSEKLALDMKHANASYFLRDDKATQKVLGLLKEGDVFVTLGAGDGWKLGLDVLNQL from the coding sequence ATGAAGTTACAACAAGCCAAATTTCATTTTGTCGGTATCGGGGGCATCGGTATGTGCGGGCTCGCAGAGCTTCTGTATAATATCGGCGCAAAAGTTTCTGGCAGCGACATCGCTGACAACACCAACACGGAACGCCTTCGTGAAATCGGAGTGAAAGTCTTTAAAGGTCATCAGGCTTCAAATGTCGGTGACGCCGATGTCGTGGTTTATTCCAGCGCTATTCAGTACGGAAACCCCGAAATTTCCGAAGCAAGGGCGCGGCAGATACCCTTGATTCCTCGGGCCGAAGCGTTGGCGGAAATCATGCGATTGAAACGTGGTGTTGCGGTTGCGGGAACTCACGGTAAGACGACCACCACCTCCATGACTTCAGCGATCTTTTTGGAAGCCAATATGAGTCCGACAATTGTCGTCGGCGGCCGCTTTGAGCTGATCAAGTCCACCGCCATGTTAGGTTCCGGAGAGTGGCTGGTTGCGGAGGCCGACGAATCGGACGGAAGTTTTCAAAAACTTTCCCCCGAGATTGCGATCATTACGAACGTCGACTCGGACCACTTGGACCATTATAAAACTTTTGAAAACTTGCAAAAAAGTTTCTATGACTTCGCCTTGAAAGTTCCTTTTTATGGAAAAGTCATCGCCTGTGGCGATGATCCGGTGATTCGCCAAATTTTCGAAAACTTTCCGAAGCGCATTTTATTTTACGGCTTTGATGAAAAGAACGATCTTGTGCTTTCGGGACAGCAAGGCAACTATTCCTTGTATCGCGGCGATCGTCTTTTGGGCACTCGTCACCTGGTGGGTGAATTCAGTCTTAAAGTTCCCGGTCGTCATAACGCCTTGAATGCCACTGCGGGAATTTGCGCCGGTCTTGCCGCCGGAATTCCCTTTGCGACTTGCGCGAAAGGGTTGCAGCGTTTTGAAGGTGTCGATCGTCGTTTCCACTTCAAAGGTGAAAAACGCGGCATCAAAATTTACGATGATTACGGCCATCACCCCACCGAAGTGCGCGCGGTTTTGCAGGCCTTCCGAGAAAAATATCCGGGGCAGCGCCTGGTGGTTTTCTTTCAGCCGCATCGTTATTCACGCACACAGCATTGCTGGCATGATTTTACGACGGCGTTTAAAGAGGCGGACGCGGTTCTTCTTGCCGATATTTATCCTGCCGGTGAAGCGCCAATTCCAGGTATCAGCAGTGAAAAGTTAGCTTTGGATATGAAGCATGCCAACGCGTCTTATTTCCTTCGCGATGACAAAGCGACGCAAAAAGTGTTGGGCCTTTTGAAAGAGGGCGACGTCTTTGTCACGTTGGGTGCCGGGGATGGATGGAAACTTGGACTGGATGTTTTGAACCAGCTGTAA
- the murG gene encoding undecaprenyldiphospho-muramoylpentapeptide beta-N-acetylglucosaminyltransferase has protein sequence MTSSKKTIVIAGGGTGGHIYPGIAIARAIQKLDPSVEVHFVGTATGLETKIVPREGFPLHLIESGKLNVKSPVQKFKTLLKVPVGLWQSVRLLGQLKPLYVVGVGGYASGPFVLAASIIGFNTAIWEPNAMPGMANRLLARFVDKCFVVFSEAKKFLKSDNVIQAGMPIREEIENAQRDKREDENFHLLSFGGSQGARAINNCLSDAILAGGEWVHNLSVVHQLGSLDFKNISEKYKTAPCHVEPQEFIYDMPKYYRWADIIVSRGGASSIAEAAAFGIIPIIIPLPAADNHQQKNAESLVSKNAGRMILQKDLTPERLISEVQSLRNDKALREQMVQNIKNFYIPQAATTIAKEILQ, from the coding sequence ATGACTTCCAGTAAAAAAACGATTGTGATCGCGGGTGGTGGAACCGGAGGTCACATTTATCCTGGGATCGCGATCGCGCGAGCCATTCAGAAATTGGACCCCAGTGTGGAAGTGCATTTTGTGGGGACTGCGACCGGACTAGAAACAAAGATTGTTCCGCGTGAAGGTTTTCCCCTGCACTTGATCGAATCCGGTAAATTAAATGTGAAAAGCCCGGTGCAGAAGTTTAAAACTCTTCTGAAGGTGCCAGTGGGTCTTTGGCAATCCGTGCGTTTGTTGGGACAGCTAAAACCCCTCTACGTGGTCGGGGTGGGGGGATATGCCTCCGGTCCTTTTGTGTTGGCGGCAAGTATTATCGGTTTTAACACGGCTATTTGGGAACCCAATGCAATGCCGGGAATGGCCAATCGTCTGCTGGCGCGTTTTGTCGACAAGTGTTTTGTTGTGTTTAGCGAAGCGAAGAAATTTTTGAAAAGTGACAATGTCATTCAAGCGGGCATGCCCATCCGCGAGGAAATCGAAAATGCGCAACGAGACAAGCGCGAAGATGAGAACTTTCATCTTCTTTCTTTCGGTGGAAGCCAAGGGGCTCGTGCCATAAATAATTGTTTAAGCGATGCGATTCTGGCAGGGGGCGAGTGGGTGCACAATTTGTCTGTCGTTCATCAATTAGGCTCGTTAGATTTCAAAAATATTTCGGAAAAATATAAAACGGCCCCTTGTCATGTTGAACCGCAGGAGTTCATCTATGACATGCCAAAATACTATCGTTGGGCTGACATCATCGTCAGTCGTGGCGGTGCCAGTTCTATTGCGGAAGCAGCGGCCTTCGGGATTATTCCAATCATAATTCCTTTGCCGGCTGCCGATAACCATCAGCAAAAGAATGCTGAAAGTCTTGTGTCGAAAAATGCCGGACGCATGATCTTGCAAAAAGATTTAACTCCCGAAAGATTGATTTCAGAAGTTCAATCTTTAAGAAACGATAAAGCTTTGCGTGAACAGATGGTTCAGAATATAAAGAACTTCTACATCCCTCAAGCGGCGACCACCATCGCAAAGGAAATCTTGCAATGA
- a CDS encoding methyl-accepting chemotaxis protein — MKFNIKVMMSILLACIICTTAAVLVSTSRISKQGETQLVEKSRAILSRLESVRSYIASQGGLDNSIEDALKTHPDGHLSKEAKTKILKQVPIFAAMQVGAEGAAEEGYTFRVFSDEPRNEKNEVTAEESDVLKKFAADPNLKEISSVTEDNITVYRPVRLSEAQGCMNCHGDPANSPWKNGKDILGYPMENWSDGKLHGGFAVTSSKAQITAAATSATWYIVGWSSGLSFLALLISFLMLNKPLKALSGLAEKLQEAGTGVAKASHEITESSQDLSAAASTAAASIEQTTSATEEMSSMIRLNAEHTKEAKTLAEDAQTKARAGKDEVEKLIFSMGEIAKSSKKIEEIITVIDDIAFQTNLLALNAAVEAARAGEQGKGFAVVADAVRALAQRSATSAKEISDLIRESVEKIENGHEVVQASGSMLNEIVQQIEKLTSVNIEISTASTEQAQGVASINMSINDLDRVTQRNASAAGQCATNAEMLSARSQQMHAMVQELTQIIEGKIKKDREFSDSLPKRSSARKPGVSSKSAAPSQKHEDLLPMNDAS, encoded by the coding sequence ATGAAGTTCAACATCAAGGTAATGATGAGTATTCTTTTGGCCTGTATCATCTGCACTACCGCCGCCGTACTGGTATCTACATCCCGCATCTCTAAACAGGGTGAAACACAGCTCGTCGAAAAATCTCGCGCCATTCTATCACGATTGGAATCCGTTCGATCGTATATTGCCTCTCAGGGGGGCTTAGACAACAGCATCGAAGATGCTCTGAAGACACATCCGGATGGTCATCTTTCCAAAGAAGCCAAAACTAAAATCTTGAAGCAAGTTCCTATCTTCGCGGCGATGCAGGTGGGCGCGGAAGGCGCCGCAGAGGAAGGTTATACTTTTCGCGTATTTTCCGATGAGCCTCGCAACGAAAAAAATGAAGTGACAGCCGAAGAATCGGACGTTTTAAAAAAATTCGCCGCCGATCCCAATCTCAAAGAAATTTCTTCGGTGACCGAAGACAACATTACGGTTTACCGCCCCGTCCGTCTGAGCGAGGCGCAAGGATGCATGAACTGCCATGGGGACCCTGCCAATTCACCTTGGAAGAACGGCAAAGACATTCTGGGGTACCCCATGGAAAATTGGTCTGATGGAAAACTGCACGGTGGCTTCGCCGTCACCTCCAGCAAAGCTCAGATTACGGCCGCAGCGACCAGTGCGACGTGGTACATTGTGGGTTGGTCGTCTGGCCTGTCATTCCTCGCTCTTCTAATTTCTTTCCTCATGCTCAACAAACCCCTAAAAGCTCTTTCCGGTCTTGCTGAAAAACTTCAGGAAGCCGGCACGGGCGTCGCCAAGGCCAGCCATGAAATCACCGAGTCCTCGCAAGATTTGAGCGCCGCCGCGTCTACGGCCGCAGCTTCTATCGAGCAAACGACCTCGGCCACCGAAGAAATGTCCAGCATGATCCGACTGAATGCAGAACACACCAAAGAGGCAAAAACTCTGGCCGAAGATGCGCAGACTAAAGCACGCGCGGGTAAAGACGAAGTGGAAAAGTTAATCTTTTCCATGGGAGAAATCGCAAAGAGTTCCAAGAAAATTGAAGAGATCATCACGGTGATTGACGACATTGCATTCCAAACAAATCTTCTGGCTCTAAATGCTGCCGTTGAAGCCGCCCGAGCCGGAGAACAAGGCAAAGGCTTCGCTGTAGTTGCCGATGCAGTTCGGGCTCTAGCGCAGCGAAGTGCCACTTCTGCAAAAGAGATTTCGGACCTTATACGCGAAAGCGTAGAAAAAATAGAAAATGGCCACGAAGTCGTTCAGGCCAGTGGTTCTATGCTTAATGAGATCGTTCAACAGATTGAAAAACTGACATCGGTAAATATTGAAATCTCAACAGCGAGCACCGAGCAAGCTCAAGGGGTCGCCTCCATCAACATGTCCATCAATGACTTGGATCGTGTCACACAGAGAAATGCTTCCGCCGCTGGCCAATGCGCCACCAATGCAGAAATGCTTTCCGCAAGGTCGCAACAGATGCACGCAATGGTTCAAGAGTTGACACAAATCATAGAGGGAAAAATCAAAAAAGATAGGGAGTTTTCTGACTCTTTGCCCAAAAGAAGCTCCGCACGAAAACCAGGTGTTTCCAGCAAATCGGCGGCGCCTTCTCAAAAGCACGAAGACTTACTGCCCATGAATGATGCTTCGTAA